ATCCCTGGATTCAGGACTACATTCTGTTGGCGCTGCGGCTGAACCGCTGCATTACCGACATGATCGACGATGATTCCCTGCTCGGGTATCACGGTCCACCCGAAGATCTCGTCCGGATACGTCAGGAACCGCCGCCCTTCCCAACGCAGCTTATCCACGACGCGCAAAGTCTTGCCGAGTCGCTTCCGACGTGCGGGTTCGCACCAGCCCGCACCACCTACCTCGGTGCCTTGATTCGCGCCCTTGAAACGGTGGCCCGGCAGGTCGCTGGGGACGTAATTCCACTGCGTCAGCAGGCGTACGACTGCCTCGACCTGCAGGTCGATTATCTCCCCGAGGGCCAATTTATACGAGCTCACGCCCTGTACGACCAGGCGTTGCCCGGAACGGGTGATGTGACGGCCCGGCTGCAAGCCTGGCGACTGCATTACACCCTCGCCCCTGCGCAGCAGCAGCATCTCGTGACGCTGATCGAACGGGCACTCCATGAATCTCGGCAGCGGACCAACCGGATGATCGCCCTGCCGAGTGACGAGAAGACCACCATTGAAGCGCTGCGCGACGTTCCGTTTCGTGCGGTCGCCGATTACCTCGGTCACCACCGCTCCAAAATCTTGATCAATCAGACACTCCCGTTCAACCTTGCCGAGTTGTTGTACGTGGTGTGCCATGAGGGCTATCCGGGGCATCTGGCTGAACTCGTGCTGAAAGAAGCACATCTGACGGAGCAACAGCACTTTCGTGAACAGCAGATCAACTTTCTGCTCACGCCGCCCTTCGTAATAAGCGAGGGCATCGCGCTGTGGGCGCATCGTCTGGCCTTTCCTGGAGATGAGGCGGCGCGGTGGTTGGCCAAGCACGTGTATCCCGATGTTGGTATCACCCCAGACGGCTCGCAACTGGACTTGGTGTTGGAGGCGACCGATCTGTTGTGGGGCGTACGCGGCAATGCCGCGCTGATGCTTGATGATGGCTGCTCGGAGGCGGAAACAATCCGGTATCTGAGGACGTATGCGCTCATCGACGAGGCGGCGGCACTCCGGGCGGTCAGGGGACTGCGCCTCCCCCTGCGCGAAGCCTATATCTTCACCTACCACTACGGCGTTCAGCTCCTTGAACCCTGGCTGCGTTCGGACGGCGCACACACGGCGCTCGCGCGGCTGCTGACTCGGCAGATCCTGCCCTCGCGTCTGGCGGAGCAACTGTCACTGCCCTGACTCATCCTCAACAGGTACCGTGGATGGTCTCTCAATCTGTCAATGCCTATCCAGCAAGTCGACAAGTACTGCAGGAGTTCGGTGACGGCGTTGGATTCCCTATTAGATGGTAGCCGCACTGGGTGCCGTCCACGTTCGACGTGGTGCAGCAGTTGAACGTGGTGATGGATGTACCGTGGGAGATATCGTAAGTGCGGATTGACGCGTATTTCGCGCTGGCTGGTAATGACTTGTCAGGGGAGTGCGGCTATGTCTCACATTCGGTCGATAGTTGTCGGATGGGGTGGCATGCGCTGGTGGAGCAGCTGTCCTGTTAGTGAAGCCACTGCGGAACGCTGATGGGGATTGCGAGGTGTTGACCGAGCACCTCCTTCTGGATGAGCTTGTCCGGATCAGCAGTGAGTGGAGCTGGTTGGTGCATAGCAAGGTGGCTGTGGTCAAAGGGGTCCTGGGCGTGTAGGCAAAGGGTTGACATCAGGGAAATGGGCCGGGGTGTACCAGATGTTTTGGCAAGTGACACTCAATTCTCCATACCCGTGCCCACCCAGCTTGTTCGTTCGACCGTGCAGGTGGAGGAAAAACCGGCACCGCAACGACTCTTCGGTTCGCTCTAAGATCGTGTCCAGCACTTCCCACCCCCACGGCGGGTCAGGTGAGGCCTCATTCACCATGTCATGGAAGCGCTTTATCTGCTGTACCCCTTTAAAGATCAGCTGTCCAGACTCGGCATCACCGTCCTGTGCACGGTCCCACCGGAACACCTCGACCTGCCAAGTAAGTCGGCGTGCCGACTCCTCATAGTGGGCAGCGTCGATTGAGGCATCATGCCACGTCAATTCTTCAGCGTTGATCATCATGCTCCCTGGCCACATTCTTCTGCTGCACAGATCGCCTGTAGCATAAATGCTCACGTCAAAGATGGGTGCGCTGCGCTGATTGAGCGGCGAAGGCTGACTCTCCGATTCGGTCATTCCCTGTAGGAAGCGCCTCGCCGGAGAGCACCACAGGGCGTTTCATGCTTGAGTTTAACCGAAGATGAGTTGACGTTCAGTGCAGGTTGATCCCAATCAACAAAGACACCTGGATGCTCTTAGAGTGAGCTTGAGAAAAAGCGCGAATTTCAGGTTTTAACCTGATGTAGCGTCTACAGAACAATGATCACATCGGAAATCGCGCCTTCGGTGGCTGCCTCTGGGTCACACCGTTTTTCTCCGGAGACCGACAAAGAGAGCGGTCATCGGTGGTGTGCGTTCGGCGTTCAGAGGTCGGGGAGTTGCTGTCTCCTCCCCTCACTGGGTCAGCATGTCTGGCTGCACAGGGAAGACCATGACGATTCGGGTGGAAGTGGCCCGCGACTGGGCGCACCTGCTGGAACTGCTGTACACCGGAAGCTGGAATTCTGAGCTGCGGCGGCACCGTTCGCCGTTTGTCTTTCACGGGTCACACGATGCGCGCTTTGCCCTTCAGACCTCGCTTCAGCGTCTGGGCGGCAATATCCGCAGCAGCGAGCGACATCTGCTGCGGAATTTTCGCAAGTATGCCCAGCGGGACGTGAGCGGAGCCGACTCGCTGTGGCACTGGATGGCACTGGGACAGCATCATAGCCTTCCCACACGGCTGCTCGACTTTACCTATTCACCCCTGGTCGCGCTGCATTTTGCCACGCGCGAACTGCATCACTTCACGCACGATGCCGCCGTCTGGATGGTCGATCATGTCGCCAGCAACGCGCATCTGCCTGTTCCGTTCCACAGGCTGCTTTCCGATGAGGGATCGCAGGTCTTCACCATCGAACTGCTTCAGCGGGCCGTGCCGCATCTGTCTGGGCCGGGCTCCTTCGACGCGGCGGCGCTGAGCGATCTGGAACACCTGGCCGATCAGGATTTTCTGATGTTCCTCGAACCGCCCTCTCTGGACGAGCGCATCGTGCAGCAGTTCGCGCTGTTCGGATTTCTCTCGTCGCCCGAGGCATCGATTGAAACGTGGCTGAACGAGCGCCCCGGCACCTGTCTCAAGGTCGTCATTCCCGCCGCGCTGAAATGGCAGATTCGCGATTATCTGGACCAGTCGAACATCAACGAACGCACGCTGTTTCCCGGTCTGGGTGGCCTGGCCCGCTGGCTTCAGGTGTATTACACCACTCCCCCAGCCGAGCAGCGCAACGAGTGCCTGGGCGGCCCGCCGACGCCAGCGGAGTGCGAAGGGAGCTGCCAGCGTCTGCCGGAGCTGAACGACGCCGATCTGTAGACGCGGGCAGTTCGTGGCAGAAGACGTGACTCTGAATTACTCGACAAAGCTGAATGGCACGGCCTGAGAATCTAACAACAGACGGTGTTTTCTTGGCTGAGCTGTGTACTTGGGCTGGATTGTCTGATTTCTATCATCTGACAGATGAATGACAGCCCGGTTCTACTCTTCGGAAGTCGGCCGGATGAATGGCAGATCAATCACTGCTCCCTTTTTGATAATGACAGCTCTGTTCGGCTGTCTGCGCTGTTCTGCTGCCCATAAAAAGGCTTAACCGTCTGATACGTCGAGGAGAACCCATGAAAAAGCTCGTCACACTGTCTCTGTTGGCTCTGAGTTCGCTGGCCGCTGCCCAGACGACCACCGTTGAATTCTGGCATTCGTTTGGTGACGCCAAGCGCGGCGACTGGATTCAGGCCCGCGCCGACGAGTTCAACAAGGCTCATCCGGGTGTCAAGGTGGTGCCGAGTTACAAGGGCAGCTACAACGATAGCCTCCAGGCCACCATCCTGGCCGCCCGGCAGAACAAGGCCCCGGCTCTGGTGCAGATTTTCGAGGTCGGCAGTCAGCTCGCGCTCGACAGCGGTGTTTTTCAGCCGGTCAGCAGCGTCAAGAATGTCGATTTCGGGGACTACATCAAACCGGTGGTGAACTATTACACCATTCAGGGCAAGGTCAACAGTCTGCCGTTCAACAGCAGCAGCCCGGTGCTGTACTTCAACAAAGATCTGATGAGCAGGGCTGGCCTGAACCCCAAAGTGCCGCCCACCACCTTCGGCGGCATCCTGAAAGCCTGTGCCAAGATCGACGCCGCCAAACTGGGCATCAAGTGCATGGCCCTGACGCCCTACGGCTGGCTGTTCGAGCAGTGGATGAGCGAGCAGAACGCGGCGCTGCTGAGCGGCGGCAACGGACGCCAGAGCCGCGCCACCGGAAACAACATCGACACGCCCGCAGGCCGCGCCATCTTCCAGTTTTACAAAGACCTGCAGGACAGGGGCTACCTGACCAACACCGGCAAACTGGCCGATACCAACGGCACCGACGCTATTTTCGGCAATCAGAAGGCGGTCTTTACCATCGACAGCACCGCCGGAATCGGCAATCTGCTCGACGCGGCCAAGCAGAGCGGCTTTCAGATGGGCGTGGGCGTACTGCCCATTCCCGACGGCTCGAAGCGCAACGGCGTGGTTATCGGCGGCGCGAGCCTGTGGGTCGCCAAGAACGTAAGCAAACCCGAAGCCGAAGCCGCGCTCGATTTCGCGCTGTACATGACCAACACCGCCAACATGGCGAGCTGGCACAAACTGACCGGGTATTATCCGGTTCGGAACAGCAGTGTCGATCTGCTCCGCAAGCAAGGCTGGTTCTCCAGCTCTCCCCTGCAGATCGTGGCCTTCAATCAGCTGCTGAACACCAGCCCCAACGTCGCCAACGCCGGAGCGCTCAACGGAGCTGCCATTCAGACGCGCACCATCATCGAACAGGGACTTCAGAAGGTGACCAGCGGTGTGAGCGTGAAGGACGCCGCCAGCGCCACCAGCGATCAGGTCAACAGCACCCTGAGCGATTACAACAAGAATTTCAAGTAAGGTTCGATGAGCTGATTTAATTGGTATCGAGACTCTATATGTTATTAGCTTGACGAAAATCTTGACGTCTCATGAGACTCACTTCATCTGTTGCAGACATAAAGAAATTTCTTTTATTAAGTCAAATCAGATACGATCTGCTGTGTTCTGCAATTGGATACTGTCTCCCGATCAACAGACCCTGATCGTCAGATCAGACCGAAGTATTAGAGGAGACACATGAAGCAGACACATCAACTTCAGGGGGCTGCCCGGCCTCTTTCCCGCAAGATCATCACGCTGTCGCTGCTGGCCCTGGGATCGGTGGCCGTTGCTCAGACGACCACCATCGAGTTCTGGCATACCTTCGGAGACGCCAAGCGCAGCGACTGGATCGCCGCCCGCGCCGACGACTA
The genomic region above belongs to Deinococcus sp. KNUC1210 and contains:
- a CDS encoding FRG domain-containing protein, coding for MTIRVEVARDWAHLLELLYTGSWNSELRRHRSPFVFHGSHDARFALQTSLQRLGGNIRSSERHLLRNFRKYAQRDVSGADSLWHWMALGQHHSLPTRLLDFTYSPLVALHFATRELHHFTHDAAVWMVDHVASNAHLPVPFHRLLSDEGSQVFTIELLQRAVPHLSGPGSFDAAALSDLEHLADQDFLMFLEPPSLDERIVQQFALFGFLSSPEASIETWLNERPGTCLKVVIPAALKWQIRDYLDQSNINERTLFPGLGGLARWLQVYYTTPPAEQRNECLGGPPTPAECEGSCQRLPELNDADL
- a CDS encoding ABC transporter substrate-binding protein produces the protein MKKLVTLSLLALSSLAAAQTTTVEFWHSFGDAKRGDWIQARADEFNKAHPGVKVVPSYKGSYNDSLQATILAARQNKAPALVQIFEVGSQLALDSGVFQPVSSVKNVDFGDYIKPVVNYYTIQGKVNSLPFNSSSPVLYFNKDLMSRAGLNPKVPPTTFGGILKACAKIDAAKLGIKCMALTPYGWLFEQWMSEQNAALLSGGNGRQSRATGNNIDTPAGRAIFQFYKDLQDRGYLTNTGKLADTNGTDAIFGNQKAVFTIDSTAGIGNLLDAAKQSGFQMGVGVLPIPDGSKRNGVVIGGASLWVAKNVSKPEAEAALDFALYMTNTANMASWHKLTGYYPVRNSSVDLLRKQGWFSSSPLQIVAFNQLLNTSPNVANAGALNGAAIQTRTIIEQGLQKVTSGVSVKDAASATSDQVNSTLSDYNKNFK